A section of the Streptomyces sp. Je 1-369 genome encodes:
- a CDS encoding AAA family ATPase, whose product MVGGSAGPAGRVPFVGRGVELGRLEALLGDAGAGGVVDVVGDPGIGKSRLLTEFAALARARGMTVLRGRGTERARGRPLRPFTDAFTELDPRARRAFPSLGGLPAVVRGEDGEASSGAAAPGAASGVVSGADLFDLCRVTAAALGGVGGHGLVVVLDDLHWADEATVELVDHLVRHPVRAPFLLAVARRERQSPSALSAALTRGLDSGVVLRSALGPLAGDELIDGLAAGVPRERAAEMYEASEGSPLYFLALLHGDHSAAFLDELAALSPLERAAMDAVAVLGEHANTDRIAAVTGADRYELIRAMRELVDRDLLRPDRRARCLAPRHPLLRAWIREAVDPWRRLELHRAAAVELTRTGAPLADRAHHVEESLSRWDPKAAATLTEAAEQAVATAPAVSARLLDVVLRVLPDTAEHHATRSELMLKRATALGMTGAVKESRDLLHRLIATHRPAPEGPEAGDALRTSAVVQCAFMERTLGRYAAAGALLRRELDRRPGPPPAQRTGLVVEWGNRALFATRYPEVRDEVAGALADARLRGDELGAAEALTLAALGEVYEGETATAREYAAEAAALTDVTTDADLAGQCESLVRLAWSEVFLDDCAAARRHSERGVDIARRTGRPFALAQLLLTGAYARLTTGRLSEALEWADESVAVAEALGGAELLGISRAIRALILMQVRPAGDPEVLAAAEEAAATVGAVDGWWATVSRCLLAYAALGAGDPYRVRDVLLAAGGDSDLSRVQPSMRPNFFELLVTASLATGDVADAERWASRALTLADRLGLPVQRGAALRAVGLVAARRGELGVAARAFTESAHECARAGAVLREAQSLLLGAPFAAATGDTARAATMSRRGLRLAEEGGARLLLDMAARGRAEGERAARERAGRGSAGADAATASPPSVPGPGPDPTAPVLPGPPAADVPPLPSGPFAALTPREREIAALVAEGLTNQAVADRLCLSTRTVESHVGRVYRKTGVTSRAALASLVTRCAAGPPQAADE is encoded by the coding sequence ATGGTCGGAGGCTCGGCGGGGCCTGCGGGGCGGGTGCCGTTCGTGGGCAGGGGCGTGGAGCTGGGCCGCCTCGAAGCGCTCCTCGGTGACGCGGGGGCGGGCGGCGTCGTCGACGTGGTCGGGGATCCGGGGATCGGCAAGAGCAGGCTGCTGACGGAGTTCGCGGCGCTGGCCCGGGCACGGGGCATGACCGTGCTGCGGGGGAGGGGGACGGAGCGGGCCAGGGGGCGTCCGTTGCGGCCGTTCACGGATGCCTTCACCGAACTCGACCCGCGCGCACGCCGCGCGTTCCCCTCGCTGGGCGGGCTGCCCGCGGTCGTGCGGGGGGAGGACGGTGAGGCGTCTTCGGGTGCGGCGGCCCCGGGTGCGGCATCGGGTGTGGTTTCGGGCGCGGATCTGTTCGATCTGTGCCGGGTCACCGCCGCCGCGCTCGGCGGTGTCGGCGGGCACGGTCTCGTCGTCGTCCTCGACGATCTGCACTGGGCGGACGAGGCGACCGTCGAGCTCGTCGACCATCTCGTACGCCATCCCGTGCGCGCCCCCTTCCTGCTGGCCGTCGCCCGGCGCGAACGGCAGTCCCCCTCCGCGCTGTCCGCCGCCCTCACGCGTGGGCTCGACTCCGGAGTCGTACTGCGGTCCGCCCTCGGCCCGTTGGCAGGAGACGAACTGATCGACGGGCTCGCCGCCGGAGTGCCGCGGGAGCGGGCCGCGGAGATGTACGAGGCGAGCGAGGGGAGTCCGCTGTACTTCCTCGCTCTCCTCCACGGCGACCACTCGGCCGCGTTCCTCGACGAACTCGCCGCACTGTCCCCGTTGGAGCGCGCCGCCATGGACGCCGTCGCGGTGCTCGGCGAGCACGCGAACACGGACCGGATCGCCGCCGTGACGGGGGCCGACCGGTACGAACTCATTCGCGCGATGCGGGAGTTGGTGGACCGTGACCTGCTCAGGCCGGACCGTCGCGCCCGCTGCCTCGCCCCTCGCCACCCGCTCCTGCGTGCCTGGATACGCGAGGCCGTCGACCCCTGGCGCCGCCTCGAGCTGCACCGCGCGGCCGCCGTCGAACTCACCAGGACCGGAGCGCCGCTCGCCGACCGCGCCCACCACGTGGAGGAGTCCCTCTCCCGCTGGGACCCCAAGGCGGCCGCGACCCTGACGGAAGCCGCGGAGCAGGCCGTCGCCACGGCCCCCGCCGTCAGCGCGCGGCTCCTCGACGTCGTCCTGCGCGTCCTGCCCGACACCGCGGAACACCACGCCACACGCTCCGAGTTGATGCTCAAGAGGGCCACGGCGCTCGGCATGACCGGTGCCGTCAAGGAGAGCAGGGACCTCCTCCACCGGCTCATCGCCACGCACCGTCCCGCCCCCGAGGGGCCGGAGGCGGGCGACGCGCTGCGGACGTCCGCCGTCGTGCAGTGCGCCTTCATGGAGCGCACCCTCGGGCGGTACGCGGCGGCCGGCGCCCTGCTCCGCCGCGAGCTCGACCGGCGCCCCGGGCCGCCGCCCGCCCAGCGCACCGGCCTGGTCGTCGAGTGGGGCAACCGCGCCCTGTTCGCCACGCGCTACCCCGAAGTGCGTGACGAGGTGGCCGGAGCCCTGGCCGACGCCCGGCTCCGCGGCGACGAACTCGGCGCCGCGGAGGCCCTCACGCTGGCGGCGCTCGGGGAGGTGTACGAGGGGGAGACCGCGACGGCACGCGAGTACGCCGCCGAGGCCGCCGCGCTCACCGACGTCACGACCGACGCCGACCTCGCCGGGCAGTGCGAGTCGCTGGTGCGCCTGGCCTGGAGCGAGGTCTTCCTCGACGACTGCGCCGCCGCGCGGCGCCACTCCGAACGCGGCGTCGACATCGCCCGGCGCACCGGCCGCCCCTTCGCACTGGCCCAACTGCTCCTCACCGGCGCGTACGCCCGCCTCACCACGGGACGCCTGTCCGAAGCGCTGGAGTGGGCCGACGAGTCCGTCGCGGTCGCCGAAGCGCTGGGCGGCGCCGAACTCCTCGGGATCAGCCGGGCCATCCGTGCCCTCATCCTCATGCAGGTGCGTCCGGCCGGTGACCCGGAGGTGCTGGCCGCGGCCGAGGAGGCGGCCGCGACGGTGGGAGCGGTGGACGGCTGGTGGGCGACCGTGTCCCGGTGCCTGCTCGCGTACGCCGCGCTGGGCGCGGGTGACCCGTACCGGGTGCGGGACGTCCTGCTGGCCGCGGGCGGTGACAGTGACCTGTCGCGGGTACAGCCGTCGATGCGGCCCAACTTCTTCGAGCTGCTCGTCACCGCGTCGCTGGCCACCGGGGACGTGGCGGACGCGGAACGCTGGGCGTCCCGCGCGCTCACGCTGGCGGACCGCCTCGGACTGCCCGTCCAGCGGGGCGCGGCACTGCGCGCCGTCGGCCTGGTCGCGGCCCGGCGGGGTGAACTCGGTGTCGCCGCACGGGCGTTCACGGAGTCGGCGCACGAGTGCGCGCGGGCCGGTGCGGTCCTGCGGGAAGCCCAGAGCCTTCTGCTCGGCGCCCCCTTCGCGGCCGCCACGGGCGACACCGCCCGAGCCGCCACCATGTCCCGGCGCGGCCTCCGCCTCGCCGAGGAGGGCGGCGCCCGCCTGCTCCTTGACATGGCGGCGCGGGGGCGGGCGGAAGGGGAGCGGGCGGCGAGGGAGAGGGCGGGCCGGGGGTCCGCGGGTGCGGACGCGGCCACCGCCTCACCTCCGTCGGTCCCCGGCCCCGGCCCCGACCCGACGGCGCCGGTACTGCCGGGCCCGCCCGCCGCCGACGTCCCGCCGCTGCCGTCCGGCCCGTTCGCGGCCCTGACGCCGCGCGAGCGTGAGATCGCCGCGCTGGTCGCCGAGGGGCTCACGAACCAGGCCGTCGCCGATCGGCTGTGTCTCAGTACGCGCACGGTCGAGAGTCATGTCGGCCGGGTGTACCGCAAGACGGGCGTCACCTCGCGTGCGGCCCTGGCGTCGCTGGTGACGCGGTGCGCGGCGGGACCGCCTCAGGCTGCGGACGAGTAG
- a CDS encoding tetratricopeptide repeat protein: MGPQGATRNLHAHAEALTDEAAATGDRPTLVAALTHLVHSYSFGGESTRTSVPFLRLLRMYDEDPADFGEDDVHRLHWMFKWVVADARQQPDVPLPEVEGWLARMRRGYRTAGYSQRAVHGAEFRLARHVGDAARAARAYAAWTAAARDAMADCLACEYATEGLRQLDLGDDRAALDGWEPVLSGTHGCHREPHETFARSLLPLVRTGRTDQARAHHLRGYRLVRSDEACGPAIGLHVEFCALTGNEPHGLRILAEQDRRWTETGDPLDHLEWLVGAALLMRRAVETGHGERPVPGPPGGTWTAAALLDHARESALDLAARFDRRNGTTAVSDRARARMAAAPLMAELPLGGTRPPSPTPRPHVPVPDPGPDLAPDSSSSPLDRARLCLALAQSLTPSDDGSGPRAERLLTDAAYFAGLPGGSPHVSALARLRLGGLHCEAGRHEEAAAVLESVLPDLKDYIHSADDRTRAHTWLARSYLHTHQPALAAAEFKHAAETARDSPDARHEEASLTQRAAQALSLAGQPAEAARTYERAEDLWRALGEHGALVRALRARAWETLTAHGLAAADTVMTEALDTNRHHAEETEQDPERTELYVELGRTHVQLARLAMEHADGPPLVERGTHEQYAANVRAFERALGHAEQAIETLRACGGPALADLHPTELLAARLVFVLGRHESAATRARGLAAAVRERPDPDGTLAPLAAECDLLAGAGPTRPQPEAVPPRTASPATPGPHAR, from the coding sequence ATGGGCCCGCAGGGCGCGACCAGGAACCTTCATGCCCACGCGGAAGCACTCACCGACGAGGCCGCCGCCACCGGTGACCGCCCGACGCTCGTGGCGGCGCTGACCCACCTCGTCCACTCGTACAGCTTCGGCGGCGAGAGCACGCGGACGTCCGTACCGTTCCTGCGCCTGCTGCGCATGTACGACGAGGACCCGGCGGACTTCGGCGAGGACGACGTCCACCGTCTGCACTGGATGTTCAAGTGGGTGGTGGCCGACGCCCGGCAGCAGCCCGACGTCCCGCTCCCCGAGGTCGAGGGGTGGCTGGCCCGAATGCGACGCGGCTACCGCACAGCGGGATACTCCCAACGCGCCGTGCACGGAGCCGAGTTCAGGCTCGCCCGGCACGTGGGCGACGCGGCTCGCGCCGCCCGCGCGTACGCCGCGTGGACGGCGGCCGCGCGGGACGCCATGGCCGACTGCCTGGCCTGCGAGTACGCGACGGAGGGGCTGCGTCAGCTGGACCTGGGCGACGACCGGGCGGCCCTCGACGGGTGGGAGCCCGTCCTGAGCGGCACCCACGGCTGCCACCGCGAGCCGCACGAGACCTTCGCCCGTTCGCTGCTCCCTCTGGTCCGCACCGGCCGCACGGACCAGGCCCGCGCCCACCACCTGCGCGGCTACCGGCTGGTCCGCTCCGACGAGGCGTGCGGCCCCGCCATCGGGCTGCACGTCGAGTTCTGCGCACTCACGGGCAACGAACCGCACGGCCTGCGGATCCTCGCCGAGCAGGACCGGCGCTGGACCGAGACGGGCGACCCGCTCGACCACCTGGAGTGGCTGGTCGGCGCGGCGCTGCTGATGCGCCGCGCGGTGGAGACGGGCCACGGGGAGCGTCCGGTGCCGGGACCGCCGGGCGGCACGTGGACCGCGGCGGCACTCCTCGACCACGCCCGGGAGTCGGCCCTCGACCTGGCGGCCCGCTTCGACCGTCGCAACGGTACGACGGCTGTCTCGGACCGCGCACGGGCCCGCATGGCCGCGGCCCCGCTGATGGCGGAACTCCCCTTGGGCGGCACACGGCCACCCTCCCCCACACCCCGCCCCCACGTACCCGTCCCCGACCCCGGCCCCGACCTCGCCCCCGACTCCTCGTCGTCCCCGCTGGACCGGGCCCGCCTGTGCCTGGCACTCGCGCAGTCCCTGACGCCCTCCGACGACGGGTCCGGTCCCCGGGCGGAACGCCTCCTCACCGACGCCGCGTACTTCGCGGGGCTCCCCGGGGGAAGCCCGCACGTCAGCGCGCTGGCCCGACTGCGGCTCGGCGGGCTGCACTGCGAGGCGGGCCGCCACGAGGAGGCCGCCGCGGTCCTGGAGTCCGTACTGCCCGACCTCAAGGACTACATCCACAGCGCGGACGATCGCACCCGGGCCCACACCTGGCTGGCCCGAAGCTACCTCCACACGCATCAACCGGCCCTGGCAGCAGCGGAGTTCAAGCACGCGGCGGAAACCGCCCGCGACTCGCCCGACGCCCGGCACGAGGAAGCATCCCTCACCCAGCGGGCGGCGCAGGCGCTGAGCCTGGCCGGACAACCGGCGGAGGCCGCACGGACCTACGAGCGGGCCGAAGACCTGTGGCGCGCGCTCGGCGAACACGGCGCCCTGGTCCGCGCACTGCGGGCCCGCGCCTGGGAGACCCTCACCGCACACGGACTCGCCGCGGCCGACACGGTCATGACGGAGGCCCTCGACACGAACCGGCACCACGCCGAGGAGACGGAACAGGACCCGGAACGCACGGAGCTCTACGTGGAACTGGGCCGCACACACGTCCAGTTGGCCCGCCTGGCAATGGAACACGCCGACGGCCCGCCACTGGTCGAGCGGGGAACCCACGAGCAGTACGCGGCCAACGTACGCGCCTTTGAAAGGGCCCTGGGACACGCGGAACAGGCGATAGAGACCCTGCGCGCGTGCGGCGGCCCGGCCCTCGCGGACCTGCACCCCACGGAACTCCTGGCCGCACGCCTGGTGTTCGTACTGGGCCGCCACGAGTCGGCCGCGACCCGAGCCCGCGGCCTGGCGGCAGCGGTACGCGAACGGCCGGACCCGGACGGCACGTTGGCGCCCCTGGCAGCGGAGTGCGACCTACTGGCCGGGGCGGGCCCTACTCGTCCGCAGCCTGAGGCGGTCCCGCCGCGCACCGCGTCACCAGCGACGCCAGGGCCGCACGCGAGGTGA
- a CDS encoding SUKH-4 family immunity protein, whose product MLFDVTRDAVTGIFGEDRLATLPASAFPASAADTRGARLLRAVGVPTGTLYLREPDEESGLLPLVGEVVDVEIFEGMEGMESTADEAGAWPVIGWLLNAHLALDPVSGKVYAFDPDEETARELHADVSSLVHVTLRFQRLLDEFTFDDEGDDSGGDGGSEEAGFERLDREVERIRAETSRIDPLPFQDDETVWWVVGDEIAEGQRFTDDSPAGRSLYG is encoded by the coding sequence GTGCTTTTCGACGTCACCCGCGACGCGGTCACCGGCATCTTCGGCGAGGACCGGCTCGCGACGCTGCCCGCGTCCGCGTTTCCCGCCTCCGCCGCGGACACGCGGGGCGCCCGCCTCCTGCGGGCCGTCGGCGTTCCCACGGGGACGCTGTATCTGCGGGAGCCCGACGAGGAGTCCGGGCTGCTGCCGCTCGTAGGGGAGGTCGTCGACGTCGAGATCTTCGAGGGCATGGAGGGCATGGAGAGCACGGCGGACGAGGCGGGCGCCTGGCCCGTCATCGGTTGGCTGCTCAACGCGCACCTCGCCCTCGACCCCGTGTCCGGCAAGGTGTACGCCTTCGACCCCGACGAGGAGACCGCGCGGGAACTCCACGCGGACGTCTCCTCCCTCGTGCACGTCACTCTCCGGTTCCAGCGCCTGCTCGACGAGTTCACCTTCGACGACGAGGGCGACGACAGCGGCGGCGACGGCGGCAGCGAGGAGGCCGGTTTTGAGCGGTTGGATCGCGAGGTCGAGCGCATCCGTGCGGAGACGAGCCGCATCGACCCGCTCCCCTTCCAGGACGACGAAACCGTCTGGTGGGTGGTCGGCGACGAGATCGCCGAGGGCCAACGCTTCACGGACGACAGCCCGGCGGGGCGCTCGCTGTACGGGTGA
- a CDS encoding glycoside hydrolase family 13 protein has product MPSTEWWHSAAIYQVYVRSFADGNGDGTGDLAGVRARLPYLADLGVDALWFTPWYLSPLADGGYDVADYRTIDPAFGSLGEAEKLIAEAGELGLRCIVDVVPNHVSDQHEWFKAALAAGPGSPERELFHFRPHSPEPPNDWVGEFGGVPWSRTDDGEWYLHLFAPEQPDLNWAHPKVRQEHEDVLRFWFERGAAGVRIDSAALLAKADGLPSMAQDRPHPFHDQPELHDIYRSWRRIADEYGAALIGEIWLPDAERFARYLRPDELHTAFNFDFLSRPWDQAQLWESIDLTLTTHAPVGAPATWVLANHDVTRTVTRYGRADDTGFAFERKRFGVPTDLALGTRRARAAALLTLALPGSLYLYQGEELGLPEADIPRDRIQDPMHARSGGVDPGRDGCRVPLPWDGTPERSWLPVPRDWSAYAADLQAHDPGSMLSLYRTALRLRRSFADAGPLRRLRTDEPGVLSFARTLERDGAALICLVNFGPDDAALPAGSELLLASGPLSPRGRLPQDTAVWLRA; this is encoded by the coding sequence TTGCCCAGCACGGAGTGGTGGCACAGCGCTGCCATCTATCAGGTGTACGTCCGTTCCTTCGCGGACGGGAACGGCGACGGCACGGGCGACCTGGCCGGTGTCCGGGCCCGTCTGCCCTATCTGGCCGACCTGGGCGTGGACGCCCTGTGGTTCACCCCGTGGTACCTGTCGCCGCTCGCCGACGGAGGCTACGACGTCGCGGACTACCGCACCATCGACCCGGCGTTCGGCAGCCTCGGCGAGGCCGAGAAGCTGATCGCCGAGGCCGGGGAACTGGGCCTGCGCTGCATCGTCGACGTCGTGCCGAACCACGTGTCCGACCAGCACGAATGGTTCAAGGCCGCGCTGGCGGCGGGGCCGGGATCACCGGAACGGGAGCTGTTCCACTTCCGGCCGCACTCGCCGGAACCGCCCAACGACTGGGTGGGCGAGTTCGGCGGGGTGCCGTGGTCCCGCACGGACGACGGCGAGTGGTACCTCCACCTGTTCGCGCCCGAGCAGCCCGACCTCAACTGGGCCCACCCGAAGGTCCGGCAGGAACACGAGGACGTGCTGCGCTTCTGGTTCGAGCGCGGCGCGGCGGGCGTACGCATCGATTCGGCGGCGCTCCTCGCCAAGGCGGACGGCCTGCCCTCCATGGCCCAGGACCGCCCCCACCCCTTCCACGACCAGCCCGAACTGCACGACATCTACCGTTCCTGGCGGCGGATCGCCGACGAGTACGGCGCCGCGCTGATCGGCGAGATCTGGCTGCCGGACGCCGAGCGCTTCGCCCGCTACCTGCGCCCCGACGAGCTGCACACCGCGTTCAACTTCGACTTCCTGTCCCGGCCGTGGGACCAGGCGCAGCTGTGGGAGTCGATCGACCTCACCCTGACCACGCACGCCCCGGTCGGCGCGCCCGCCACCTGGGTCCTCGCCAACCACGACGTGACGCGCACGGTCACCCGGTACGGGCGGGCCGACGACACCGGTTTCGCCTTCGAACGCAAACGGTTCGGCGTCCCCACCGACCTGGCCTTGGGCACGCGCAGGGCGAGGGCCGCGGCCCTCCTCACCCTGGCACTCCCCGGCTCGCTCTACCTCTACCAGGGCGAGGAGCTCGGACTCCCGGAGGCGGACATCCCGAGGGACCGCATCCAGGACCCGATGCACGCCCGGTCGGGCGGCGTCGACCCGGGCAGGGACGGCTGCCGGGTGCCGCTGCCCTGGGACGGCACCCCGGAGCGGAGCTGGCTGCCGGTGCCGAGGGACTGGTCCGCGTACGCGGCCGACCTCCAGGCCCACGATCCGGGCTCGATGCTCTCCCTGTACCGGACGGCGCTGCGGCTGCGGCGCTCCTTCGCCGACGCGGGACCACTGCGCCGACTGCGCACCGACGAGCCTGGCGTGCTGTCCTTCGCGCGCACCTTGGAGCGGGACGGCGCCGCACTGATCTGCCTGGTCAACTTCGGCCCCGACGACGCGGCGCTGCCCGCGGGCAGCGAACTCCTCCTTGCCAGCGGCCCCTTGTCCCCACGGGGGCGGTTGCCGCAGGACACCGCGGTCTGGCTGCGGGCCTGA
- a CDS encoding carbohydrate ABC transporter permease, protein MSASTRTLVRPAVLKTRKGRLIYWSVLTLSLVLFTVAFIVPLYWAATGAMKSSTELAQNPPTYVPESWHPENYTKAWREMDLSRYFLNTVVLAGGAWLVQLAVQIPAAYALSKLRPRFGNVVLGLMLVTLMMPATALLVPVYLTVVDVPIFNRNLINSPSAVWLPAAANAFNIYILKNFFDRIPDELLDAAKVDGAGPVTTMWRVVLPLARPIIAVVSILSIVTAWKDFLWPLLVLPDPARQPLSVFLQRVAQDTPLNSLVAGLVMASLPLVALFLVFQRHIIAGLGAGGLKG, encoded by the coding sequence ATGTCCGCCTCGACGCGCACCCTCGTGCGCCCCGCCGTCCTGAAGACACGTAAGGGACGACTGATCTACTGGTCGGTCCTCACCCTCTCGCTCGTCCTGTTCACGGTGGCGTTCATCGTGCCCCTGTACTGGGCGGCGACCGGCGCCATGAAGTCGTCCACGGAGCTGGCGCAGAACCCGCCCACGTACGTCCCCGAGAGCTGGCACCCCGAGAACTACACGAAGGCGTGGCGGGAGATGGACCTCTCCCGGTACTTCCTCAACACGGTCGTCCTGGCAGGCGGGGCGTGGCTGGTGCAGCTGGCGGTGCAGATCCCCGCCGCCTACGCGCTGTCGAAGCTGCGCCCGCGGTTCGGGAACGTGGTGCTCGGCCTGATGCTCGTGACGCTGATGATGCCCGCCACCGCGCTCCTCGTGCCGGTCTACCTCACCGTCGTGGACGTCCCGATCTTCAACCGCAACCTGATCAACAGCCCCAGCGCGGTGTGGCTGCCCGCGGCCGCCAACGCGTTCAACATCTACATCCTGAAGAACTTCTTCGACCGGATCCCCGACGAGCTCCTCGACGCGGCGAAGGTCGACGGCGCCGGGCCGGTGACGACCATGTGGCGCGTGGTGCTGCCGCTGGCCCGGCCGATCATCGCCGTGGTCTCCATCCTCTCCATCGTCACGGCGTGGAAGGACTTCCTCTGGCCGCTGCTCGTGCTGCCCGACCCGGCCCGGCAACCGCTGAGCGTGTTCCTCCAGCGCGTCGCCCAGGACACCCCGCTCAACAGCCTGGTGGCCGGGCTCGTCATGGCCTCGCTGCCGCTGGTCGCGCTCTTCCTCGTCTTCCAGCGCCACATCATCGCCGGGCTCGGCGCCGGCGGCCTCAAGGGCTGA
- a CDS encoding carbohydrate ABC transporter permease — MKTPTRHTAVAPPPSPAPRRSPAGRRRALREHMTAYGFLSAAVVIFALFSWWPIVRNVLLGFQDVNFATGNTWNGTSNFEKLFNDPLFLTAWRNTGLFTLYALVLGFAVPFLTAVLLNEFRHARAYFRVLVYLPVMLPPVVVALMWKWFYDPGPGLFNEILRTLHLPTSAWLDSSSTSLISLVIVSTWANMGTTTLIYLAALQTIPGELYEAAELDGAGVWQRLRHVTIPQTRFVLLVLLLLQIVATMQVFTEPYVMTGGGPEDSTVTVMFLVYRYAFVYNDFGTASALSLLLLIALGAFSALYLRVTRAAKE; from the coding sequence CTGAAGACCCCGACCCGGCACACGGCCGTCGCGCCGCCCCCCTCCCCCGCACCCCGCAGATCACCGGCGGGCCGCCGCCGCGCGCTGCGCGAGCACATGACGGCGTACGGGTTCCTGAGCGCGGCCGTGGTGATCTTCGCGCTGTTCTCGTGGTGGCCGATCGTCCGCAACGTCCTCCTCGGCTTCCAGGACGTCAACTTCGCCACCGGCAACACCTGGAACGGCACCAGCAACTTCGAGAAGCTCTTCAACGACCCGCTGTTCCTCACCGCCTGGCGGAACACCGGCCTGTTCACCCTGTACGCGCTGGTCCTCGGCTTCGCCGTGCCGTTCCTGACCGCGGTGCTCCTCAACGAGTTCCGGCACGCTCGGGCGTACTTCCGGGTCCTCGTCTATCTGCCGGTCATGCTGCCGCCGGTGGTCGTGGCGCTGATGTGGAAGTGGTTCTACGACCCGGGCCCCGGCCTCTTCAACGAGATCCTCCGCACGCTGCACCTGCCGACGTCGGCATGGCTCGACTCGTCGTCCACCTCGCTGATCTCCCTGGTCATCGTCTCCACCTGGGCCAACATGGGCACCACCACCCTCATCTACCTCGCCGCGCTCCAGACCATCCCCGGCGAGCTGTACGAGGCGGCGGAGCTGGACGGCGCGGGTGTGTGGCAGCGCCTGCGGCACGTCACGATCCCGCAGACCCGGTTCGTGCTGCTCGTCCTGCTGCTGCTCCAGATCGTCGCGACGATGCAGGTGTTCACCGAGCCGTACGTGATGACGGGCGGCGGCCCCGAGGACTCGACGGTGACCGTGATGTTCCTCGTCTACCGGTACGCCTTCGTCTACAACGACTTCGGCACCGCCAGCGCACTGAGCCTGCTGCTCCTGATCGCCCTGGGCGCCTTCTCCGCCCTCTATCTGCGGGTCACCCGCGCCGCCAAGGAGTGA
- a CDS encoding ABC transporter substrate-binding protein — MSSTSSRTLSLATVTVLALAALTACGTSSDGAESDSGGKVKLDVNGQPPKTQAFERKLYDKHVQQFEKANPDIDIVPHEGFMDPKTFNAKLAGGKLEDVFYVYFTDTRSLIEKKQAADITDAVKDMPRRGDLQDPLMKIFQNDEGRQYGLPTSNYSMGLIYNRALFEKAGLDPDQAPKTWADVRRAARKIAALGDNTVGYADFSKNNQGGWHYTAELYSRGGRIAAESDGKWKAAFNTPEGKATFQDLYDMRWKDDSMGSKQLLQVEDVQRMMGSGKLGMYVAAADNITVIAKQFGGKYADYALAPVPDAKSTLLGGEGYMFNPKASPAKIKAGVKWIQWRYLNPDVIEKNVADYADAKLPVGIPMPTVPDVFEGAVRDRIEKAKQDKANMPTGNYQAFMDSAPKVPGVIEPPKAQEVYAVLDSAMQSVLTKEDADIDALLDDAENKVNAIYDAS; from the coding sequence ATGTCATCCACGAGCAGCCGAACACTCTCGCTCGCCACCGTGACCGTTCTCGCACTGGCCGCGCTCACCGCGTGCGGCACCAGCAGCGACGGCGCCGAATCGGATTCCGGCGGCAAGGTGAAGCTCGACGTCAACGGGCAGCCGCCCAAGACCCAGGCCTTCGAGCGCAAGCTCTACGACAAGCACGTGCAGCAGTTCGAGAAGGCCAACCCGGACATCGACATCGTGCCCCACGAGGGCTTCATGGACCCGAAGACCTTCAACGCGAAGCTCGCGGGCGGCAAGCTGGAGGACGTCTTCTACGTCTACTTCACCGACACCCGGTCCCTGATCGAGAAGAAGCAGGCCGCGGACATCACGGACGCCGTGAAGGACATGCCGCGCCGCGGCGACCTCCAGGACCCGCTGATGAAGATCTTCCAGAACGACGAGGGCCGCCAGTACGGCCTGCCGACGTCGAACTACTCGATGGGACTCATCTACAACCGCGCCCTGTTCGAGAAGGCCGGCCTCGACCCCGACCAGGCACCGAAGACCTGGGCGGACGTCCGCAGGGCCGCCAGGAAGATCGCCGCGCTCGGCGACAACACCGTGGGCTACGCCGACTTCTCCAAGAACAACCAGGGCGGCTGGCACTACACGGCCGAGCTGTACTCGCGCGGCGGCCGGATCGCGGCCGAGAGCGACGGCAAGTGGAAGGCCGCGTTCAACACGCCGGAGGGCAAGGCCACCTTCCAGGACCTCTACGACATGCGCTGGAAGGACGACTCCATGGGCAGCAAGCAGCTGCTCCAGGTCGAGGACGTCCAGCGGATGATGGGCTCCGGAAAGCTCGGCATGTACGTCGCGGCCGCCGACAACATCACCGTCATCGCCAAGCAGTTCGGCGGGAAGTACGCGGACTACGCGCTCGCCCCCGTACCGGACGCGAAGTCCACGCTACTCGGCGGCGAGGGCTACATGTTCAACCCCAAGGCGTCCCCGGCGAAGATCAAGGCCGGCGTCAAGTGGATCCAGTGGCGCTACCTCAACCCCGACGTCATCGAGAAGAACGTCGCCGACTACGCCGACGCGAAGCTCCCCGTCGGCATCCCGATGCCGACCGTCCCCGACGTCTTCGAGGGCGCGGTCCGCGACCGGATCGAGAAGGCCAAGCAGGACAAGGCGAACATGCCGACCGGCAACTACCAGGCGTTCATGGACTCCGCGCCCAAGGTGCCCGGCGTGATCGAACCGCCGAAGGCCCAGGAGGTCTACGCGGTACTCGACTCGGCGATGCAGTCCGTCCTCACCAAGGAGGACGCCGACATCGACGCCCTGCTCGACGACGCCGAGAACAAGGTCAACGCGATCTACGACGCCTCCTGA